The following proteins come from a genomic window of Gordonia westfalica:
- a CDS encoding M20/M25/M40 family metallo-hydrolase yields the protein MSSQSATTEVVDLVSRLIRFDTSNTGEPETTKGEEECAKWVAQQLEEVGYTTQYVESGRPGRGNVFARLAGPPDSDRGALLIHAHLDVVPAEPADWSVHPFSGAVKDGYIWGRGAVDMKDMAGMALALARQFKRDGTVPPREIVFAFLADEEAGGTWGAHWLVENRPDLFEGITEAVGEVGGFSLTVDRPDGTQKRLYLVETAEKGLGWMRLTAEARAGHGSFLHADNAVTEVAEAVARIGRHTFPLVMTESVSQFLAEVSAETGLDFSPDAPDLETSLFKLGNLARIIGATLRDTANPTMLKAGYKANVIPQKAEAVIDCRVLPGRQAAFEKEIDELIGPNVTREWITHLDSYETTFDGDLVDAMNNAVLAHDEQGKTVPYMLSGGTDAKAFAKLGIRCFGFAPLQLPPDLDFAALFHGVDERVPVDAVLFGTEVLEHFLLHS from the coding sequence GTGTCTTCACAGTCTGCGACCACTGAAGTAGTCGATCTCGTCAGCCGGTTGATCCGGTTCGACACCTCCAACACCGGGGAGCCGGAAACCACAAAAGGCGAGGAAGAGTGCGCCAAATGGGTGGCGCAGCAGCTCGAGGAAGTGGGATACACCACACAGTACGTCGAGTCGGGCCGCCCGGGCCGCGGGAACGTCTTCGCACGCCTCGCCGGACCGCCTGACTCCGACCGCGGGGCGCTGCTGATCCACGCCCATCTCGACGTGGTTCCCGCCGAACCGGCGGACTGGAGCGTCCACCCGTTCTCCGGCGCGGTCAAGGACGGGTACATCTGGGGACGCGGTGCGGTCGACATGAAGGACATGGCCGGGATGGCGCTCGCGCTGGCCCGCCAGTTCAAACGCGACGGCACCGTCCCGCCGCGCGAGATCGTGTTCGCCTTCCTCGCCGACGAAGAGGCCGGCGGCACCTGGGGTGCCCACTGGCTCGTCGAGAACCGGCCCGACCTCTTCGAGGGGATCACCGAGGCGGTCGGCGAGGTCGGTGGCTTCTCCCTGACCGTCGATCGCCCCGACGGCACCCAGAAACGCCTGTATCTCGTCGAGACGGCCGAGAAGGGCCTCGGCTGGATGCGTCTCACCGCGGAGGCGCGTGCCGGTCACGGCTCGTTCCTGCACGCGGACAACGCGGTCACCGAGGTGGCCGAGGCCGTGGCACGAATCGGCCGACACACGTTCCCGCTCGTCATGACGGAGTCGGTGAGTCAGTTCCTCGCCGAGGTCAGCGCCGAGACCGGATTGGACTTCAGCCCCGACGCTCCCGATCTGGAGACGTCGCTGTTCAAACTCGGAAATCTCGCCCGCATCATCGGCGCGACGCTGCGCGACACCGCCAACCCGACGATGCTCAAGGCCGGCTACAAGGCCAACGTCATCCCGCAGAAGGCCGAGGCCGTCATCGACTGCCGCGTGCTGCCGGGCCGTCAGGCCGCCTTCGAGAAGGAGATCGACGAGCTCATCGGGCCGAATGTCACCCGAGAATGGATCACCCACCTCGACTCGTACGAGACGACGTTCGACGGCGACCTCGTCGACGCCATGAACAACGCCGTCCTCGCCCACGACGAGCAGGGAAAGACGGTGCCCTACATGCTCTCCGGCGGCACCGACGCCAAGGCGTTCGCCAAGCTGGGCATCCGCTGCTTCGGTTTCGCGCCGCTGCAGCTGCCGCCCGACCTCGACTTCGC
- a CDS encoding mechanosensitive ion channel family protein — translation MTIQNLAFEWTDTNREWIIENPIRIAAYILVALVVRYAIHRAIDRATRPRSRDGERSRGATLMRGLRPKAPTTERSAQIAARRAQRAATIGSVLKSTVSIVLLVWVVLSVLSVLGVNIAPFIASAGIVGLAIGFGAQNLVRDFVTGVFMLLEDQYGVGDIVDLGEAIGEVETVGLRVTTLRDIDGTLWYVRNGEIARVGNMSQEFAVARVDVPVAPGADIDKAQRVAADAARAAIEEDDTDILGAIEMLGVQEVSSDQVVLRLTVKTKPNGQWAVQRRLRRAILQAFVENSIDLPYSRVWGSMMETAGT, via the coding sequence ATGACCATTCAGAATCTGGCTTTCGAATGGACCGACACGAATCGCGAATGGATCATCGAGAACCCGATCCGCATCGCGGCCTACATCCTGGTCGCGCTGGTCGTGCGCTACGCCATCCATCGCGCCATCGACCGAGCCACCCGCCCACGGTCCCGGGACGGCGAGAGATCGCGTGGCGCGACCCTGATGCGCGGCCTGCGGCCCAAGGCGCCGACGACCGAACGCAGCGCCCAGATCGCCGCTCGACGCGCCCAGCGGGCCGCGACGATCGGTTCGGTGCTGAAGTCCACGGTGTCGATCGTGCTGCTCGTCTGGGTGGTGCTGTCGGTGCTGAGTGTCCTCGGGGTGAACATCGCGCCGTTCATCGCCTCGGCCGGCATCGTCGGTCTCGCGATCGGTTTCGGCGCACAGAACCTGGTCCGCGACTTCGTGACCGGGGTGTTCATGCTCCTCGAGGACCAGTACGGAGTCGGTGACATCGTCGACCTGGGCGAGGCCATCGGTGAGGTGGAGACCGTGGGGCTGCGCGTGACCACTCTGCGCGACATCGACGGCACCCTCTGGTACGTCCGCAACGGCGAGATCGCCCGCGTCGGCAACATGAGTCAGGAGTTCGCGGTCGCCCGCGTCGACGTGCCGGTGGCGCCGGGCGCCGACATCGACAAGGCACAGCGGGTGGCCGCCGATGCGGCACGTGCAGCGATCGAGGAAGACGACACCGACATCCTCGGCGCCATCGAGATGCTCGGCGTGCAGGAGGTGTCCTCGGATCAGGTCGTCCTGCGTCTCACGGTCAAGACCAAGCCGAACGGGCAGTGGGCGGTCCAGCGCCGGCTGCGACGCGCCATCCTGCAGGCGTTCGTGGAGAACTCCATCGACCTGCCGTACTCGCGCGTCTGGGGGTCGATGATGGAGACGGCCGGAACCTAG
- a CDS encoding M23 family metallopeptidase: MHPQRLSLAVLGVCAALVLAACGGAEDSGGTEVPVVAEPVVTPVVGSVMFTPTPFAGSDGSDHLVYEVSLTNFMRTPVTITGVKALDAGAEGSPVLLGLDQAGVAGRLKPTGAPSVPPRPDVPEGYSEVLAPGQNGVLFLHLQFEGDAPKKLIHEISVRADEAPPEMRETTERIAAVDVNDGVVPVLGPPLIGEHYIAADACCDAVRHTRALLPLDGAPILAQRYAVDWEQAGPDGKIFVGDAKDPASYRIFGDDALAVADGTVVASRNDLPEQVPGEYPEGLPISDADGNNLVLDIGDGFYVNYAHMQPGSVRFKPGDRVRRGEVIGKVGNTGNSVAPHLHVHVMNGPSFLVSQGVPSVTDLFTITGRVADTAGFDASEGTGVPLVMAPDVAVATQEDRMILDQNIVTFRAG; encoded by the coding sequence ATGCACCCACAACGACTTTCATTGGCCGTCCTCGGCGTGTGTGCGGCGCTCGTACTGGCCGCCTGCGGTGGTGCCGAGGACTCCGGTGGTACGGAAGTACCGGTTGTCGCCGAACCGGTCGTCACCCCGGTGGTGGGTTCGGTGATGTTCACGCCGACGCCGTTCGCCGGGTCGGACGGCTCCGATCATCTCGTCTACGAGGTGTCGCTGACCAACTTCATGCGCACCCCGGTCACCATCACCGGGGTCAAGGCGCTCGACGCGGGGGCCGAGGGCTCCCCGGTGCTGCTCGGCCTCGACCAGGCCGGCGTGGCCGGGCGGCTCAAGCCCACCGGAGCGCCGTCCGTACCGCCGAGACCCGATGTGCCCGAGGGGTATTCCGAGGTGCTCGCTCCGGGGCAGAACGGCGTGTTGTTCCTCCACCTGCAATTCGAGGGCGACGCGCCGAAGAAGCTGATCCACGAGATCTCTGTCCGGGCCGACGAGGCGCCGCCCGAGATGCGTGAGACCACCGAGAGAATCGCGGCGGTCGACGTGAACGACGGCGTGGTCCCGGTCCTCGGTCCGCCGCTGATCGGCGAGCACTACATCGCCGCGGACGCCTGCTGCGACGCGGTCCGGCACACACGTGCCCTCCTGCCGCTCGACGGCGCTCCGATCCTCGCGCAGCGCTACGCCGTCGACTGGGAGCAGGCCGGACCCGACGGGAAGATCTTCGTCGGCGACGCCAAAGACCCGGCCAGTTACCGGATCTTCGGCGACGACGCGCTCGCGGTCGCCGACGGGACGGTGGTGGCCAGCCGCAACGACCTGCCCGAACAGGTGCCGGGCGAGTACCCGGAGGGGCTGCCCATCAGCGACGCCGACGGCAACAACCTCGTCCTCGACATCGGTGACGGCTTCTATGTGAACTACGCCCACATGCAACCCGGCTCGGTGCGGTTCAAGCCGGGGGACCGCGTGCGCCGGGGAGAAGTCATCGGCAAGGTCGGCAACACCGGCAACTCGGTTGCACCGCACCTGCACGTGCACGTCATGAACGGTCCGTCGTTCCTGGTGTCGCAGGGCGTTCCGAGTGTCACCGACCTGTTCACCATCACCGGCCGAGTGGCCGACACCGCGGGCTTCGACGCCTCGGAGGGCACCGGCGTCCCACTGGTCATGGCACCCGATGTGGCCGTCGCCACACAAGAGGACCGAATGATCCTCGATCAGAACATCGTCACGTTCCGCGCAGGCTGA
- a CDS encoding nucleoside hydrolase produces the protein MTQRLFFDCDTGIDDSVALLYLLGRADVDLVGIASTAGNVPVDVVTTNNLSWLELCGRPEIPVHVGAAAPLVAELMTTEDTHGPLGVGHAELPTPTITPSHADAADAWIEASRTHDGELVGLVTGPLTSLATAIRRDPTLPARLRRLVIMGGAFHTHGNTTPTSEWNIAVDPEAGAEVFAAFGTDGAPEPIVCALDLTEQVVMTPDHVVRLAAASGSPPLECPDASDERGLRSVADNEIIRHLTDALRFYFEFHHDHDEGYIAHLHDPFAAMVALTPDLVTSIPARVDVELVGTLTRGMTVADERWMSPLGPNARIATATDLDAVFDDLVETIGAFARAFVRT, from the coding sequence GTGACCCAGCGCCTGTTCTTCGACTGCGACACCGGTATCGATGATTCGGTCGCACTCCTCTATCTGCTGGGCCGCGCCGACGTCGATCTCGTCGGCATCGCCTCGACGGCCGGCAACGTCCCCGTCGACGTGGTCACCACCAACAACCTCTCCTGGCTCGAACTCTGCGGCCGACCGGAGATCCCCGTCCACGTCGGGGCGGCCGCTCCCCTCGTCGCCGAACTCATGACGACCGAGGACACCCACGGTCCGCTGGGAGTCGGCCATGCCGAACTGCCCACCCCGACCATCACGCCGAGCCACGCCGACGCCGCCGACGCGTGGATCGAGGCGTCCCGGACCCACGACGGCGAGCTGGTGGGACTGGTGACCGGTCCCCTGACCTCGCTGGCGACCGCGATCCGCCGGGACCCGACGCTGCCCGCACGTCTGCGCCGCCTGGTGATCATGGGCGGCGCCTTCCACACGCACGGCAACACGACACCGACCTCGGAGTGGAACATCGCGGTCGACCCGGAGGCCGGCGCGGAGGTCTTCGCGGCGTTCGGTACCGACGGCGCACCGGAACCCATCGTGTGCGCGCTCGATCTCACCGAGCAGGTCGTGATGACCCCGGACCACGTGGTGCGCCTGGCCGCCGCGTCGGGGAGCCCGCCGCTGGAATGTCCGGACGCGAGCGACGAACGGGGACTGCGTTCGGTCGCCGACAACGAGATCATCCGGCACCTCACGGATGCCCTGCGCTTCTACTTCGAGTTCCACCATGACCACGACGAGGGTTACATCGCCCATCTCCACGACCCGTTCGCGGCGATGGTGGCCCTGACCCCCGATCTCGTCACGAGCATCCCGGCGCGGGTCGACGTCGAGCTCGTCGGAACCCTCACGCGCGGTATGACGGTCGCCGACGAACGCTGGATGTCGCCGCTGGGACCCAACGCCCGCATCGCCACGGCCACCGACCTCGACGCCGTGTTCGACGACCTCGTCGAGACGATCGGCGCATTCGCCCGCGCCTTCGTCCGGACCTGA
- a CDS encoding LLM class F420-dependent oxidoreductase: protein MTRLGYQIANFTYPDVPAERLFPTVVAQAQEAESSGFDTVFVMDHFYQLPMLGQPDDPMIECYTLLSALAQHTSTVRLSSLVTGNTYRNPALLAKTVTALDLVSGGRAQLGIGAGWYELEHDSLGFEFGTFTDRFEKLEEALQIIRGMLAGERPSLDGKRYRVADALNVPAPLSRIPVMIGGGGERKTLRMVAQYADESNLLCPPSDIPRKLDALAEHCDRLGRDRSEITVTVQTYTCTAPTHEEAVADYEAYVARTPAAEVRRGMTIIGDPDEVGARYAEILAAGVDGFTVNAAANGHVPGRVSLLGETLAPLLG from the coding sequence GTGACTCGACTCGGTTATCAGATCGCCAACTTCACCTACCCGGACGTTCCCGCCGAACGGCTCTTCCCCACCGTCGTCGCGCAGGCACAGGAGGCGGAGAGCTCCGGCTTCGACACCGTGTTCGTGATGGACCACTTCTATCAGCTGCCGATGCTCGGTCAACCCGACGATCCGATGATCGAGTGCTACACACTGCTATCCGCGCTCGCGCAGCACACGTCGACCGTCCGCCTGTCGTCGCTGGTCACCGGCAACACCTACCGTAATCCCGCGCTCCTCGCGAAGACCGTCACCGCCCTCGACCTGGTCTCCGGCGGTCGCGCCCAGCTCGGGATCGGGGCGGGATGGTATGAGCTCGAACATGATTCGCTCGGTTTCGAGTTCGGCACCTTCACCGACCGGTTCGAGAAGCTCGAGGAGGCCCTGCAGATCATCCGCGGCATGCTCGCCGGTGAACGCCCCAGCCTCGACGGCAAGCGTTACCGCGTCGCCGATGCGCTGAATGTCCCTGCGCCGCTGTCGAGGATCCCGGTGATGATCGGTGGTGGCGGCGAGCGCAAGACCCTGCGGATGGTCGCCCAGTACGCCGACGAGTCGAACCTGCTGTGCCCGCCGTCGGACATCCCGCGCAAACTCGACGCCCTCGCCGAGCACTGCGACCGACTCGGACGCGACCGGTCGGAGATCACCGTCACCGTCCAGACCTACACGTGCACGGCGCCCACCCACGAGGAGGCGGTCGCCGACTACGAGGCCTATGTGGCGCGCACGCCGGCCGCCGAGGTGCGGCGCGGGATGACGATCATCGGCGACCCGGACGAGGTCGGGGCCCGCTACGCGGAGATCCTGGCCGCGGGTGTCGACGGGTTCACCGTCAACGCCGCCGCCAACGGCCATGTGCCGGGCCGGGTCTCACTCCTCGGCGAGACGCTCGCGCCGTTGCTCGGCTGA
- the meaB gene encoding methylmalonyl Co-A mutase-associated GTPase MeaB produces MADSTRRRVDVDALADSVLADRRADLARAITLVESKRPDHRAAAQELLLKLTPHAGNSFRVGITGVPGVGKSTTIEALGMHLVELGHKVAVLAVDPSSTRTRGSILGDKTRMGRLSTEKNAYIRPSPTSGTLGGVAKATRESIVLVEAAGFDVVLVETVGVGQSEVTVANMVDTFTFLTLARTGDSLQGIKKGVLELADVVVVNKADGKHLNEAKGAARELRNALHLIYPHDALWTPPVLTMSAIEKTGVDEFWNTVVKHNQTLREAGEFTARRNQQQIDWTWSMVHDIVLSRLAESPGVRDIRAEVEDELREGVLTPALAAQRIVDVFDNR; encoded by the coding sequence ATGGCGGACAGTACTCGGCGTCGGGTCGACGTCGACGCGCTGGCCGATTCCGTCCTGGCCGATCGCCGCGCCGACCTGGCGCGTGCGATCACCCTGGTGGAATCCAAGCGCCCCGATCATCGGGCCGCCGCGCAGGAACTGCTGTTGAAGCTGACCCCGCACGCGGGCAACTCGTTCCGGGTCGGCATCACCGGCGTTCCGGGCGTGGGCAAGTCGACGACGATCGAGGCGCTCGGCATGCACCTGGTCGAGCTGGGGCACAAGGTGGCGGTTCTCGCCGTCGACCCCAGTTCGACGCGCACCCGCGGGTCGATTCTCGGTGACAAGACCCGGATGGGCCGCCTGTCGACGGAGAAGAACGCCTACATCCGGCCGTCGCCGACGTCGGGCACGCTCGGCGGCGTCGCCAAGGCGACCCGCGAATCCATCGTGCTGGTGGAGGCCGCAGGCTTCGACGTCGTGCTCGTGGAGACCGTCGGCGTCGGGCAGTCCGAGGTCACCGTCGCCAACATGGTCGACACCTTCACGTTCCTGACGCTCGCCCGCACCGGGGATTCGTTGCAGGGCATCAAGAAGGGCGTGCTGGAACTCGCCGACGTCGTCGTGGTGAACAAGGCCGACGGCAAACACCTCAACGAGGCCAAGGGTGCGGCACGCGAACTGCGGAACGCGTTGCATCTGATCTATCCGCACGACGCCCTGTGGACGCCGCCGGTGCTGACGATGAGTGCGATCGAGAAGACCGGCGTCGACGAGTTCTGGAACACGGTCGTGAAGCACAACCAGACCCTCAGGGAAGCAGGGGAGTTCACCGCGCGCCGCAACCAGCAGCAGATCGACTGGACGTGGTCGATGGTCCACGACATCGTGCTCAGCCGTCTGGCCGAGTCGCCCGGGGTCCGTGACATCCGTGCCGAGGTCGAGGACGAATTGCGCGAGGGCGTGCTCACGCCGGCGCTCGCCGCTCAGCGCATCGTCGACGTCTTCGACAATCGCTGA